The stretch of DNA GTTGCTGCTTTTTGGTCCAGAGCATTTTCCAGAACCTCCAGTTTGCATACTTTTGCTCACTTGCAGACTTAGCTCATCTATACAGATGTAAATTAAATGAAATCACCGTAACTCAAACTCTTTTGGAAGGGATAGATCTATCACCTTTTGTATTGTAAGTTTCAAACATTGGCAATCTTTTAGTTGTATGTCACCATTTTTCAACCGTAGGCCTGTTCTGTCTTGTAATACTGGAGCGTAGATTCTGAGATTCTCGCTAGTTCCATCCTTTAGGGAAAAATTTTGGTTTGCATTATTCTTGTACTGTATCATTCTGTCAGCCACTCTTGCATATGTTCTCGGTTCTCCTCTATTATAGTGTTGTTctgactgtttttttttttaattctgaACATTTTATTGCGCTATTGTTTCCAGAAAGCTAGTCAGATTCTTTGCCGCTGTACATAACCAGAACAGTGTTACTGGTTTACTGGTGGTGTATTCACAGCTCTTTATCAACTCATTTACAAATTAGCAAATTGGTAACCTCTGTTTGAAGACATGTTGTGTGCTGACTACTGACGGAAATCTTTCTGATAGTACATTGAGACTAATTTTGATCCACACTAGGCAATTGATTGCAATTACAAATTATTTGTCAAGTTTGTGAGAAGTTGCTGCAGCTTCATATTTGATTATTTGCTCCTTCTACTCTTCAGGAAGCGCTTATTCAGCATGGTCAGTGATCTTCCATCCGTCTTTGAAGCATTCTCAGACAGGAAACATGGCAGAGATAGATCTGGTGTTGATAGCAGCGGCAAGTCCAGACACTCGTCAAAGGTGCCACATTCATCTTTCCAACAGCTAACTATTAAGATCAAACTCTGGCTTCAGAAACTGAGAATCCAGCTGCTTTTGTTCAAATTACACCTGTTGCTTGTCCAGAGAGGAAGCGACGGCCACGTGAAGAATTCTAGAACAGCAGCTCCGGCTGCCAAACAGtgtgacgatgatgatgatgaagacgacGAGGAGCACACCGAGACCTTTTGCGGGACCTGCGGTGGGCTGTACAATTCGAACGAGTTCTGGATCGGCTGCGACATCTGCGAGAGGTGGTTCCATGGCAAGTGCGTGCGGATTACCCCCGCTCGAGCAGACCACATAAAGCACTACAAGTGCCCGGACTGCAGCTCGAAGAAAATGAGGCAGTAGTAGGGGGGGTGATCTGATCGAAACCATACTCGTTGTCTGTCCGCAGCTAGCAGATGTGAATTCGTTTTAGAAACGTTGTTGTGTTGTGTGGTGGTAGGAAGAGGCAGAGGACTGAATAGATACATGCTCGTTGCTCGTTCTATAAATGGCTCGTTAACTGTTCATCGTGTTGCCTGTTGCTTCGCAATCGTTGTAGCATCATGAACTGATGAGTGGTTGGGTCCTGGATCCTGGTGGCTGTAGGTTGTTTCACTGCTTTTCGTGTATCTGGATGGATGGACACCGGATTGGTCCTGCTCTCTTCTTACTTTGTAGACAACTTTCGTTGTTCCATCTATACATCCAAACATTAGGACTTGAGACAACCAAGTATTTACCGTATTTACAATATTTTTTACTGCGTGTATTTACCGTGCCGCATCTTGGCGCATTTATTATAAATAAAGTCTCCTCGCTAGAACGGAGGTGAGGAGACCTAATCGATCTACAAATAACTCGATTTGAGGGTagcatcgccggcggcggcagcaacgCCCCGATGCGCGCGGTCGCCGGGCCCCTGTACCTCAACAAGAGGTTCGTCAACACGTGCAAAGGCGTCGTGCTGCTCGCCGGCAGGCCGAGGCGTAGCACGTGCGTCCTCTGGAACCCGGCCGTCGCCGGGGAGGAGAAGGAAATGACCGTCCCTGTCCCCTCTCGTGACGATTGTGCCATCCTGGGGTTGGGCTACGGCCCGAGGAGCAAAACCTACAAGCTTGTCCTAACACGCCGGAAGAAGATGGAGATTGTCCTGCACAGCTATCCACCTATTGACAGGTCTCCAAAAGAGCTGCTGGTCTATGCACTCGGTGGCGCCGGAGAGCAGCCACGATTGCGGACCCTGCCATTACCGGAGGGAATGAAGAATGTGGACGGGACAATCAGCGGGAAAAAATTGCGTACAGCCGGGCTGTACAGCAGCCTCCGTGCAGCCTTGCCTCAATTGATGCCATGTGGAGCGACAAGTACgggatgggatgggatgggatgAGGGCTGCGAGCCAGCGCTCGCTCACGCCGACGACGCAcgcgctccgctccgctcggcTCGTCAGTCGCAGCTCGGCTTGTTGGCTTAAGAACTCTCGCAATCGACACATGCATATGTTAGGGCTGCCAGTATCGCGCTGCCGTCGGGCGCTGTTAggactcgccgccgctgccgccgccggccgctgctgcgAGTTGCCGTCGCCGACCGCCGCTGCGatacgctgccgccgccacgccaccgccgcgaATCCGATCCGTCGCTCTGGACCAAGCAGGCACCATGGCTGGAGAATCCCACGAAGATGAGACATCCACAGTGCCCTTGTCTCATCCGATCCCGTATCAGCAACCTGTTGCGCATGACGATGGCGTGTTCGTTGGGTGCCTTGGAGCCGAAGGGCAACAGATAACACTGGTATAGTTCcgtatttttcttctgcgatTTGATGATACACACCCTCAACCTAGTACTAATTTGTGAGCACATGCTAGGTCGTACACAGCATCGAATCCATCACCGTAGAAGCAATGCCGAATGAAACACCTGATGAGGTAATTGAAGCAACTTAATTAACAACAAATTCAAATAAGACCAGAATATTTCATATGGTTGTAAGGCACTTTTAATCCTCCGTTGATTATACAACAGGTGGCTGATAAAGTTACACAAACTCTGATCGTTCCAGAAGTTGGAATGTCTTTTAAATCTGAAAAGACAGCTTATAATATGTACAGCACCTATGCAGGCAAGGTTGGATTCAGTATTAGAAAGAGTGACATAAAGAAACGAGAAGATGGCACTATCTCTAACAAACATATAGTTTGCAGCAGCCAAGGTTATCGAAAAAATAAGTCATCATCAAAGAGTACTACAAGGACTGGTTGCAATGCTTGTGTTCAGTTTAGTGTCAGCAGAGAGGGTGTTTGGACAGTGCAAAAGGTTGTACTTGATCACAAGTTCACAACCATTACCTTGCTAGTCCAAATAAAAGGCAGAAATTGAGATCCCAAAGAAGTGTTCAAGAAGCAGATAGGAAGCTAATTGGCCAGATGAGGGATGGCGGGATGAAGCCATCCCAGGTGTTTGAGTTTATGGTGCAGTTTTATGGAGCTGATAAAGTGCCATTCTCACAAATTGATTGCAATAATGAGATTGGTCGACAACGCAAGAAGTATTTAGAGTCCAATGATGCACAAACACTGTTGGAATACTTGAAAAATAAGCAGATAGAGGATCCGTCATTTTTTTATGCCATTCAAATAGATCAGGAAGATGGCAGGATGACTAATTTCTTTTGGGCAGATGGTCAATCTATCATGGATTACGCATGTTTCGGTGATGCTGTATCATTTGTTTGGCTCTTTGAAACCTTTCTAACAGCAATGTCAGGCAAGCATCCTAGTACAATTTTCACTGATCAAGATGCAGCCATGGCAAGAGCAATTGCTTATGCATTCCAAAACACAAGCCATCGTCTTTGTTTGTGGCATATTTATCTAAATGCTGCTAAACATCTGGGTCATGTAATTCAGAAGCATTCTGAGAAGTTTCTTCCCGCTTTTAAGAGATGTGTCTATGAAGACATATCAGAGTTTTACTTTAacaagaaatgggatgaattgTTGCATGAGTACAATCTTGAGGACAATGAATGGATGTTAAACCTATATGACTTAAGAACCAAGTGGGCCGCTGTGTATCGGGACTCATTCATAGCTGATATGAACTCTACTCAAAGAAGCGAAGGTATGAATAACGTATTTAAGAAAAGATTTCGTAGGAAGTTGGGTCTTTCGGAAGTTCTTGTAGAGTGTGAGAAGGTTTCTAGTAGCCTTCGTAAAAATGAGTTGGATAAAGATTTTGAATCGCGTCGAAAGACCCCAGTTACTTACATCCCAATTTGTCCTCTGTTGAAGGCTGTGGCTGAGTCATATACAGGTTGGATGTATAAAGAGTTTGAGGGAGAATTTAAAGAACAACTTTTATTCTCTTGTAAATTGTTAGACACTAATGGGTCAATCTTAACATATATGGTTACACATATGTACTCTAATTATGGAGCAACGGTCGTATTCAATAAAGAGGATATTACCATTTCATGTGCCTGCCAAAAGTATGAATCCATAGGTATGTATCCTCAAAGTTTCAATTGCAATAGTATAGTTTCTAATACAAACTGATTAATTATGACATCCATATTTTATAGGTATATTGTGCAAGCATGCCCTCAAAGTCTTCAATGTAAATGATGTTTTCATATTGCCACCACAATATATATTGAATAGATGGACAAAATATGCAAAGAGAGGGTTCTGTATTGAGAAACAAGAATCTGAGAAGGAAAGTTTGAACACTCGTGCTGCACGTGAGATACGCAAGGCAACATCTCTTGCATTGAAGTGTTCATTCTCAAAAGAACTACTTGATGATTTGGATAATGCCATAGATAAGTTGGACTTGGAAGCAGATAATTCTATAAGCAAGATGCAAGAAAAAGACGATGAGGTTCCTCTAGTTTCAGCTGACTGTGCTACAGACACATTCAGTGGCAAAATATCATTTAGAATTCCTCGGGTGGTAGAAGGCCCAAAGAACAAAAGAGGGGCCATCTCCTTTAACAAGAATaaagggaagaaaaagaaaagtggtAAAAAGAAAGGTACTGATCCTTGTCAATTCTAGCATGTTTTCCTCGTTCTTGGCTATTATAGTTAACTTCATATGTTTGAAAATAGGACAAGATACAACAAATGCAGCAGAAAATATATTTGAAGGACGACATGAGGATGCAGAACTAGAGCAATTTACCGCAAGCCATATGTTTTAGACTGCATTTACTGtttatatttgatttttttacatGCAACATTTTATAATCAGATTCATATTCTGCAATATAGGATCTTCATGATGGTAACATTGAAGCTAACAATACAATGCTAGACTTTGCAAATCATGCGTATGCGCAATCTTCGTCCATGGCTGCTCCATTGATCCAGTATGCGAATACAGTAATGCCATGCATGAATATGTATGATCTTCGTCCATGGCTGCTCCATTGATCCAGTATGCGAATACAGTAATGCCATGCATGAATATGTATGAGAATTATTCTATCGTGGGCGCTCCTTATATCCAAGGAGGATATACAGATCTCTTACATGGAGTTGATCGAGCTGCCATATCACAACAGACTGTTAAGAAATTACATTTTGATGAGTGACAAATCAAGCATAGTTGCAATAGGACtaaattttattttcatttgTAATGTGGCAATTGGGACAATGTACCTCATTTATATTGTTTGACGTGGATTACATCATACAATATTCCTATTCCTATTGAGAGAAAAAATCTCATTCTTTTGTCAAAAAGATATGAGACACTGAATTCAACGTGCGTGCATGTGGCACCTAACAATATAATCTAGGTCCTGTATCGGTTGTGTAGCTTTGCAAAGTTCATTACTGAGTAGATGGTGTCCAGTCGACCAGCATCTTGATGGAAATCACCTCTATCTGCTGAAATAAGCAAACATATTTGTCATGGTGCGTGCCTGGTCCGTCGCCATGGTAGCAAGCATATTTGCCACGGTGCCTGCTTGGTCCAGAGCGACGGatcgcagcggcggccggcgacggcgtggcgcggcggcagcgtatcgcagcggcggccggcgacggcaaCGGCGGCGAGTCCTAACAGCGACAAGTACGGGATGGGATG from Panicum virgatum strain AP13 chromosome 9K, P.virgatum_v5, whole genome shotgun sequence encodes:
- the LOC120649293 gene encoding PHD finger protein ALFIN-LIKE 3-like, which gives rise to MDMAPASVSSNPRSVEEIYKDFSGRRAGLVGALTSDVDDFYSSCDPDKENLCLYGLPNGTWAVAPPAEEVPPEMPEPALGINFARDGMQRRDWLSLVAVHSDSWLISVAFFFGARLNANDRKRLFSMVSDLPSVFEAFSDRKHGRDRSGVDSSGKSRHSSKRGSDGHVKNSRTAAPAAKQCDDDDDEDDEEHTETFCGTCGGLYNSNEFWIGCDICERWFHGKCVRITPARADHIKHYKCPDCSSKKMRQ